In Arachis stenosperma cultivar V10309 chromosome 1, arast.V10309.gnm1.PFL2, whole genome shotgun sequence, one DNA window encodes the following:
- the LOC130948576 gene encoding 40S ribosomal protein S13 has product MGRMHSRGKGISSSALPYKRTPPSWLKISSQDVEENICKFAKKGLTPSQIGVILRDSHGIAQVKSVTGSKILRILKAHGLAPEIPEDLYHLIKKAVSIRKHLERNRKDKDSKFRLILVESRIHRLARYYKKTKKLPPVWKYESTTASTLVA; this is encoded by the exons ATGGGTCGTATGCACAGTCGCGG TAAGGGTATTTCCTCTTCTGCTTTGCCTTACAAGAGGACCCCTCCTAGCTGGCTCAAGATCTCTTCTCAAGAT GTGGAGGAGAATATATGCAAGTTCGCGAAGAAGGGTTTGACCCCATCCCAGATTGGTGTCATTCTTCGAGACTCACACGGTATTGCTCAGGTCAAGAGCGTCACCGGAAGCAAAATCCTCCGCATTCTCAAAGCTCACG GACTTGCCCCTGAGATTCCTGAGGATCTCTACCATTTGATCAAGAAGGCAGTGTCGATTAGGAAGCATCTTGAGAGGAACAGAAAGGACAAGGACTCCAAGTTCAGGTTGATTCTTGTTGAGAGCAGAATCCACAGACTTGCTCGTTACTACAAGAAGACCAAGAAGCTCCCACCTGTGTGGAAGTA CGAATCAACAACTGCCAGCACTCTGGTTGCATAG